One Elusimicrobiota bacterium genomic window, TAACAAAAATTACCGTATGAGGAACTCCCGTATTAATAAAAGATACGCTGAATTCCCTTTTATCAACTCTCAAAGTAAAATCAAGCTTTGCATCTTTTGGCTCATAAAGGAAAAGCTTTATTTCTTTTCCTAATATCTCAGCCTTTACAAAACCCGCTTCAGTTTCAAACGTCATTTTGTTTTGGACAATACCCAGAATATTTGCAAATCTGGCGATGGACCTTCCACCGTTGCCGCACATAGAAGCTATGGATCCGTCCGAATTATAATAGCGCATTTTAAAATCTGTCTTATCGCTATTTTCAAGTATAATAAGCCCGTCGGCGCCTACGGCAAATTTTCTGTCGCAGAGTTTTTTGGCAAGCAAAGACTCATCTTTAGGAAGAATTTTATTTCGATTATCAATTAAGATGAAATCATTTCCCGCCGCGCTGATTTTATGAAAATTAATAGTTTTCATGATGTCTCTCTACTTTTCTTTTACAATAAGGTCTTGATATTCTTCTCTCGCTTTGATCTCTTTGGCAACAGCTGAATCCACCAGTACCTCTGAGGCCCTAAGGCGC contains:
- the dapF gene encoding diaminopimelate epimerase, whose translation is MKTINFHKISAAGNDFILIDNRNKILPKDESLLAKKLCDRKFAVGADGLIILENSDKTDFKMRYYNSDGSIASMCGNGGRSIARFANILGIVQNKMTFETEAGFVKAEILGKEIKLFLYEPKDAKLDFTLRVDKREFSVSFINTGVPHTVIFVNDIDKTDVLELGRMVRYHKEFLPGGTNVNFVQKKDDNSIFVRTYERGVEGETLACGTGVIASAIIAGLRGMVNQPVHCITRGGYILTVAYSKNDKGDLLSPVSNVSLQGPAEVAFKGEVSI